In Xenopus tropicalis strain Nigerian chromosome 5, UCB_Xtro_10.0, whole genome shotgun sequence, one genomic interval encodes:
- the cldn16 gene encoding claudin-16, which translates to MRTLLEYTGFFLAFVSAGFLIAATWTDCWMENADDSLEVSTKCRGLWWECVTNVFDGIRTCDEYDSIYAEHPMKLVATRGLMITADILAGFGFIIFLLGLDCVKFLTDESDVKLKICYVAGITLLIGGVPGIIGSVWYAIDVYVERSTLVIHNVFLGIQYKFGWSCWLGMIGSLGCFLCGGILVLCHYLFKENGYGRNHFSSRKTYLRSGGSAAKFDSHPRTETAKMYAVDTIV; encoded by the exons ATGAGGACCCTGCTAGAGTATACTGGCTTTTTTCTAGCGTTTGTCTCTGCTGGCTTTCTTATTGCGGCAACTTGGACTGATTGTTGGATGGAAAATGCAGATGATTCTCTGGAG GTGAGCACAAAATGCCGTGGCCTGTGGTGGGAGTGTGTCACTAATGTGTTCGATGGCATACGGACTTGTGACGAATATGACTCTATATATGCTGAGCACCCAA TGAAATTAGTGGCAACACGTGGATTGATGATAACCGCTGATATCTTGGCTGGGTTTGGGTTCATCATCTTTCTCTTGGGGCTTGATTGTGTCAAATTCCTGACAGATGAATCAGATGTCAAGTTAAAGATCTGCTATGTAGCTGGTATCACACTGCTTATTGGAG GTGTCCCTGGGATCATTGGCTCAGTATGGTATGCTATTGATGTTTACGTTGAGCGATCAACCTTGGTTATTCATAATGTTTTCCTTGGAATCCAATATAAGTTCGGCTGGTCCTGCTGGCTTGGAATGATTGGATCACTGGGATGTTTTTTATGTGGCGGTATCCTCGTATTGTGTCATTAtctttttaaag AAAATGGATATGGCAGAAATCATTTTTCTTCAAGGAAAACCTACTTGCGCTCGGGAGGCTCTGCGGCAAAATTTGATTCCCATCCCAGAACTGAAACCGCCAAGATGTATGCAGTGGATACAATAGTGTGA